From a region of the Bacteroidia bacterium genome:
- a CDS encoding UpxY family transcription antiterminator yields MKKWYVLYVNVRHEKKVMERLTQAGLEAYVPLVSRVRQWSDRRKKIEEPLFTGYAFVKLLSQEFDKPRYIPGVINYLSFEGKPSVVTDREIDALKFFVTHGYDLECEETEFLPGDKAILNLGQFRNLPAEIDQIIGKGYAYVSFDGMKKNIRIKAPIGALKPARK; encoded by the coding sequence GTGAAAAAGTGGTATGTATTGTATGTAAATGTCCGTCATGAGAAGAAAGTGATGGAACGCCTGACACAAGCAGGTCTTGAAGCGTATGTTCCGCTTGTTAGTCGTGTGAGGCAATGGAGCGATCGGCGAAAAAAGATTGAAGAACCCTTATTCACGGGCTATGCTTTTGTAAAACTGCTTTCGCAAGAGTTCGACAAGCCAAGGTACATCCCAGGTGTGATTAATTACCTCTCCTTTGAGGGAAAGCCATCAGTGGTCACTGATAGGGAGATAGATGCGCTGAAATTTTTTGTCACTCATGGTTACGATCTTGAGTGTGAAGAAACCGAATTCCTTCCCGGCGATAAGGCGATACTCAACCTGGGTCAGTTCCGGAATCTTCCCGCAGAGATCGATCAGATCATTGGCAAGGGGTATGCTTATGTATCTTTCGATGGAATGAAAAAGAACATCCGTATCAAAGCTCCGATCGGAGCACTGAAACCGGCAAGAAAATAA
- a CDS encoding ABC transporter permease: MGKSAWDIEISPRSGWMVLPIREVWRYRDLVGLLVRRDFVANYKQTILGPLWIVLQPVITSLTFVIIFSRIANIPTDGVPSILFYLAGITWWSYFADCLVKTSGTFIANANVFGKVYFPRIIMPLSVVISNLVKLSIQTLVFTIIWLYYLFRDGNITPHYQLLWLIPVLILILGVMGMGAGILISSLTTRYRDLAFLVGFGVQLLMYLSPVVYPLSVAGEEASSVLLLNPIASVLEAFKYIFLGKGFFSFAALAYSACFASGILIAGLLVFNKVEKSFMDTV; this comes from the coding sequence ATGGGAAAGAGTGCCTGGGATATAGAAATAAGTCCTCGTTCCGGATGGATGGTCCTCCCCATACGCGAAGTTTGGCGATACCGCGACCTTGTTGGATTGCTGGTTCGCAGGGATTTCGTGGCAAACTACAAGCAAACTATTTTAGGTCCCTTATGGATTGTGCTTCAACCGGTAATCACTTCGCTCACATTTGTGATTATTTTCAGCCGGATTGCAAATATTCCCACCGATGGCGTTCCCTCCATACTATTTTATCTTGCTGGCATTACGTGGTGGTCATACTTCGCTGATTGTCTTGTGAAAACTTCGGGCACCTTTATTGCCAACGCCAATGTCTTTGGCAAGGTATACTTTCCGAGGATTATCATGCCCCTTTCTGTTGTGATTTCAAATCTCGTGAAGTTGTCTATACAAACATTGGTTTTTACTATTATTTGGTTGTATTATCTCTTCAGAGACGGGAACATCACTCCACACTATCAGTTGCTTTGGCTGATCCCCGTTTTGATTCTGATTCTTGGTGTGATGGGGATGGGAGCAGGCATTCTTATTTCATCTTTAACTACCCGTTATCGTGATCTGGCATTTCTTGTGGGCTTCGGTGTACAGTTGCTGATGTATCTTTCACCTGTGGTGTATCCGCTTTCTGTTGCCGGAGAGGAAGCTTCTTCGGTGCTGTTACTGAATCCTATTGCATCTGTTCTCGAAGCGTTCAAATATATCTTCCTTGGAAAGGGTTTTTTTAGTTTTGCCGCATTAGCATATAGTGCATGCTTCGCTTCAGGAATACTTATTGCCGGCTTGCTTGTATTCAATAAAGTTGAAAAGTCCTTCATGGATACAGTATGA
- a CDS encoding ABC transporter ATP-binding protein → MNRPTVIQVESISKQYRLGVLGTGTFTRDVSSWWARVRGEEDPNSKIGEVNDRTVKGKSGLVWALRDINFEVKQGDVLGIVGKNGAGKSTLLKILSRTTSPTTGRIRVKGRIASLLEVGTGFHPELTGRENVFLNGAILGMTRAEIRSKFDEIVDFSGVTRYIDTPVKRYSSGMYVRLAFAVAAHLEPEILVVDEVLAVGDFEFQTKCLGKMKKVSQEGRTVLFVSHNLTAVRNLCNTGLLLKNGEVDYLGGVSEVIDRYIGKSSLQDRPVFKAAEQPGKEAQILEVRLEPGASGYFDIAGEFKVFVRFKVNAPITGLAAGFSIARADSTEPVLASNEAELNPESLKLRIPGVYESTIKVPSMILNSGLYTIRVGLTAQRQIYSVVDDLLFDLKDSAGIFLKLGYERKNAILSTQLPWETKWIEQ, encoded by the coding sequence ATGAATAGGCCAACTGTCATACAAGTAGAGAGCATTTCAAAGCAATATCGTTTAGGCGTGCTGGGTACGGGTACCTTTACCCGCGACGTCAGTTCATGGTGGGCCCGCGTTCGTGGAGAAGAAGATCCGAACAGCAAAATCGGAGAAGTGAACGATCGCACAGTCAAAGGAAAATCCGGCCTGGTATGGGCGCTTCGGGATATTAATTTTGAAGTAAAGCAAGGTGATGTGCTGGGAATCGTCGGAAAAAATGGTGCCGGGAAATCAACGCTCCTTAAGATCCTCTCCAGAACAACATCTCCCACCACAGGAAGAATTAGAGTGAAGGGAAGAATTGCGAGCCTGCTGGAGGTTGGAACAGGATTTCATCCGGAACTCACCGGGCGTGAAAATGTCTTTCTTAATGGTGCTATTCTTGGAATGACCAGAGCGGAAATTCGCTCAAAATTTGATGAAATCGTGGATTTCAGCGGAGTAACGAGATATATTGATACGCCGGTTAAACGCTATTCTTCTGGAATGTACGTGCGGCTTGCCTTCGCCGTGGCCGCTCACCTGGAGCCGGAGATCCTTGTAGTAGATGAGGTGCTGGCCGTGGGCGATTTCGAGTTCCAGACCAAATGTCTGGGTAAAATGAAAAAAGTATCACAGGAAGGACGTACGGTTCTTTTCGTAAGTCATAATCTGACTGCTGTACGGAACTTGTGTAATACGGGCTTATTGCTGAAAAACGGAGAGGTGGATTATTTGGGAGGTGTCTCAGAGGTTATTGATCGCTATATTGGAAAATCCAGTCTGCAGGACAGGCCTGTTTTCAAAGCAGCTGAGCAGCCGGGCAAGGAGGCTCAGATCCTCGAAGTCCGGCTAGAACCTGGCGCTTCTGGTTATTTTGATATCGCAGGTGAATTCAAAGTGTTTGTGCGGTTTAAAGTTAATGCCCCGATAACAGGACTTGCAGCCGGATTTTCTATTGCAAGAGCGGATAGTACCGAACCTGTACTTGCCTCGAATGAAGCGGAACTGAATCCGGAATCGCTGAAGCTCCGGATCCCGGGTGTTTATGAAAGCACAATTAAGGTTCCGTCAATGATTCTCAATTCTGGGCTTTACACGATCAGGGTTGGGCTAACAGCTCAGCGGCAGATTTATTCCGTGGTGGATGATCTGCTTTTTGATTTGAAAGATTCAGCGGGTATTTTTTTAAAGCTGG